From the genome of Populus trichocarpa isolate Nisqually-1 chromosome 15, P.trichocarpa_v4.1, whole genome shotgun sequence, one region includes:
- the LOC7474878 gene encoding UDP-glycosyltransferase 74B1: MDNKKSHVIVLTYPAQGHINPLLQFAKRLASKGLKATLATTYYTVNSIDAPTVGVEPISDGFDEGGFKQASSLDVYLESFKTVGSRTLTELVFKFKASGSPVNCVVYDSMLPWALDVARDLGIYAAAFMTTSASVCSMYWRIDLGLLSLPLKQQTATVSLPGLPPLGCCDLPSFLAEPTSQTAYLEVIMEKFHSLNEDDWVFCNSFEDLEIELVKAMRGKWPLVMVGPMVPSAYLDQQIDGDRAYGASLWKPTSSQCFTWLDTKPPRSVIYVSFGSMGNISAEQVEEIAWGLKASNRPFLWVMKESEKKLPTGFLNSVGETGMVVSWCNQLEVLAHQAIGCFVTHCGWNSTLEGLGLGVPMVCVTERSDQPMNAKFVEDVWKVGVRAKKDEVGIVTREELEKCIRGVMDGENGEEIKRNANKWRELARSAVSVGGSSDMNINEFVVKLLEGKKG; the protein is encoded by the exons atggacaataaaaaaagtcatgtcaTTGTTCTTACTTATCCAGCTCAAGGCCACATCAACCCCCTCCTTCAGTTTGCTAAGCGCTTGGCTTCCAAAGGGCTCAAGGCCACTCTTGCCACCACTTATTACACTGTCAACTCAATAGATGCACCCACAGTAGGCGTTGAACCCATCTCTGATGGCTTTGATGAAGGTGGCTTCAAGCAAGCATCAAGTTTGGATGTCTACTTAGAGTCATTCAAAACTGTTGGTTCACGAACTTTGACTGAACTCGTATTTAAGTTCAAAGCCTCAGGTTCACCTGTTAACTGTGTTGTGTATGATTCCATGCTGCCTTGGGCTCTTGATGTGGCTAGAGACTTAGGCATATATGCTGCCGCGTTCATGACCACCTCAGCTTCTGTCTGCTCCATGTATTGGCGAATTGATCTTGGCCTCTTGAGTTTGCCTTTGAAGCAACAAACAGCGACCGTGTCCCTGCCTGGCCTTCCTCCGCTAGGCTGCTGCGATTTGCCAAGCTTTCTGGCAGAACCAACAAGTCAGACTGCTTATTTGGAAGTAATCATGGAGAAATTTCACAGTTTAAATGAAGATGACTGGGTGTTCTGCAATTCCTTTGAAGATCTGGAGATTGAG TTAGTAAAGGCCATGCGAGGAAAGTGGCCACTGGTGATGGTCGGTCCGATGGTGCCATCTGCCTACCTTGACCAACAAATTGATGGGGATAGAGCTTATGGGGCTAGTCTTTGGAAGCCAACAAGCAGTCAGTGTTTCACATGGCTGGACACAAAACCACCAAGGTCAGTGATATATGTGTCTTTCGGAAGCATGGGAAACATTTCAGCTGAACAGGTTGAAGAAATCGCATGGGGTTTGAAAGCAAGCAACAGGCCCTTCCTATGGGTCATGAAGGAATCAGAAAAAAAGTTGCCAACTGGGTTTCTAAACTCGGTAGGTGAGACAGGTATGGTTGTATCATGGTGCAATCAACTGGAGGTGCTAGCTCACCAAGCTATCGGTTGCTTTGTTACTCATTGTGGATGGAATTCAACGTTAGAGGGGTTAGGCCTAGGTGTGCCAATGGTATGCGTGACAGAGAGGAGTGACCAGCCAATGAATGCCAAGTTTGTGGAGGATGTATGGAAGGTGGGAGTGAGAGCTAAGAAAGATGAAGTGGGTATCGTAACAAGAGAGGAGCTTGAGAAGTGCATAAGAGGAGTCATGGACGGAGAGAATGGTGAAGAAATTAAGAGGAATGCTAACAAATGGAGAGAGCTTGCAAGGAGCGCTGTTAGTGTAGGTGGGAGTTCTGATATGAATATCAATGAATTTGTAGTGAAGTTACTGGAAGGGAAGAAAGGATAA
- the LOC7474879 gene encoding uncharacterized protein At5g50100, chloroplastic: MAMALTRASCCSLARQRNPLRSIFLRNPHHQRIRFRHPLQSFKSYPAGFQHRVRAIHEATVEPLTSNKQNEPQPQNWNIKMLYDGDCPLCMREVNMLRERNESYGTIKFVDISSDEYSPEENQGLDYKTVMGRIHAILSDGTVVTDVEAFRKLYEEVGLGWVYAVTKYEPIATIADAIYSVWAKYRLQVTGRPPLEEILDTRKKKDEICNNSNACKM; encoded by the exons ATGGCTATGGCATTGACAAGAGCATCGTGCTGTTCTCTTGCAAGACAAAGAAACCCCCTCCGTTCTATTTTCCTTCGAAACCCTCATCATCAACGCATCAGATTTCGTCATCCTCTCCAAAGCTTCAAATCGTATCCAGCTG GATTTCAACATCGAGTTCGGGCAATACATGAGGCAACCGTCGAGCCTTTAACTAGCAACAAACAAAATGAGCCTCAGCCTCAGAATTGGAACATTAAAATGCTTTACGATGGAGATTGCCCTCTTTGCATGCGTGAG GTTAATATGCTAAGAGAGAGGAATGAAAGCTATGGCACCATAAAGTTTGTTGACATAAGCTCAGATGAGTACTCACCGGAGGAGAATCAAGGCCTGGACTACAAAACT GTTATGGGAAGAATCCATGCAATCCTTTCTGATGGAACTGTGGTCACGGATGTTGAA GCATTCCGAAAGTTATATGAAGAAGTTGGTCTTGGATGGGTTTATGCTGTTACCAAATATGAACCt ATTGCTACAATAGCTGATGCTATATATAGTGTTTGGGCTAAATATCGTCTGCAAGTTACAG GCCGACCACCTTTGGAGGAAATCTTGGACACTCGAAAGAAGAAG GATGAAATATGCAATAACAGCAATGCTTGTAAGATGTGA